In one Chlamydia sp. BM-2023 genomic region, the following are encoded:
- a CDS encoding LysM peptidoglycan-binding domain-containing protein: protein MTSQKTTRWLWQALVLSAVLNIVFLLLFYSTVFRKDIYKLRLFSGPLVAKSCRVKKIPEDFLEYLSRASLEDLYDLLDEDRLLYGRPIKVWALSVAIHGYDVDVSSVLSHPLTFTELKSKGKSWLLPNLADNEYGLVRKYLSLERYPFTSRGLFIAISKNLERGVVDEDCLYHFCHTAEFLYLRTLLCGADEQVSTVASLARMVIRNGEQVFFSLCNESNRATAISDEQRQKILSTYLDLGEPLAALLLLVHDEDWVVHEFTDAALQTFVDLLPKESPYSQNFISRLESTPRVVHNTHKEVTSDLGDKEANFEDYIIKDGDSLWLIARRYGLTIEEIMRVNHMNHHRLLPGKRLKLPPKSS from the coding sequence ATGACCTCACAAAAAACGACTAGATGGCTGTGGCAAGCGTTAGTTTTGAGTGCGGTGTTGAATATTGTTTTTTTGCTTTTGTTCTATTCAACAGTCTTTCGCAAGGATATTTATAAACTACGTTTATTTTCCGGCCCTTTGGTAGCAAAGAGCTGTCGTGTAAAAAAAATCCCTGAGGATTTTTTAGAGTATTTATCGCGAGCTTCTCTTGAGGATCTTTACGATCTTTTAGATGAGGATCGTTTGCTTTATGGTCGTCCTATAAAAGTCTGGGCGTTGAGTGTTGCCATTCATGGTTATGATGTAGATGTAAGTAGCGTGTTATCGCATCCTCTGACTTTTACGGAATTGAAAAGTAAGGGAAAGAGTTGGTTATTACCTAATTTGGCAGATAACGAGTACGGCTTAGTACGAAAATATCTCTCTTTGGAGAGGTATCCTTTTACCTCTCGAGGGTTGTTTATTGCTATTTCTAAAAATTTAGAGCGTGGTGTTGTTGATGAGGATTGTTTATATCATTTCTGTCACACCGCGGAATTTTTATATTTGCGAACGTTACTTTGTGGAGCCGACGAGCAAGTCTCTACAGTAGCTTCATTGGCGCGTATGGTCATACGTAATGGAGAACAAGTCTTTTTTTCTTTATGTAATGAGAGCAATCGTGCCACGGCAATATCTGATGAGCAGCGTCAAAAAATTTTATCAACCTATTTAGATTTGGGAGAGCCTTTAGCTGCTTTGCTATTACTAGTTCATGATGAAGATTGGGTGGTGCATGAATTTACAGATGCTGCCTTGCAAACTTTTGTAGATCTTCTTCCTAAAGAGTCACCGTATAGTCAGAATTTTATTTCACGGCTAGAGTCTACTCCTCGAGTGGTTCATAATACACACAAAGAAGTAACTTCTGATTTGGGAGATAAAGAGGCGAATTTTGAAGATTACATTATCAAAGATGGAGATTCTTTATGGTTAATAGCTCGTCGTTATGGTCTGACTATTGAAGAGATTATGCGCGTGAATCACATGAATCATCATCGCTTGCTTCCTGGGAAACGTCTAAAGCTTCCTCCAAAGTCGTCATAG
- the yidD gene encoding membrane protein insertion efficiency factor YidD, with product MSFKFLKKLPTHLCCTLIHIYRWTISPLLGSPCRFFPSCSQYALQALKRHGCIKGIGLIVKRVGKCGPWHPGGVDLVPMTTLEEALDVSQEASDDDSCDSRA from the coding sequence ATGTCATTTAAATTTTTAAAAAAATTACCTACACACCTATGCTGTACTTTGATCCATATTTACAGATGGACGATTTCTCCTCTTTTGGGAAGCCCTTGTAGATTTTTCCCCTCGTGCTCACAGTACGCTCTGCAAGCTCTAAAGCGGCACGGATGTATCAAAGGGATAGGATTAATAGTAAAAAGAGTGGGAAAGTGCGGTCCCTGGCACCCAGGTGGAGTAGATCTCGTTCCTATGACGACTTTGGAGGAAGCTTTAGACGTTTCCCAGGAAGCAAGCGATGATGATTCATGTGATTCACGCGCATAA
- a CDS encoding RMD1 family protein encodes MRCTAHCTASSYNLHVLFHLLKTRFPTVLSREYVLVSSETPEECDKIAVFFPFGVAVFWGWQESEEIKILQSIVTASPEILPLPEIDCYTFHYGEKLQIRRDRLILADSQLNTKLAISFGLAQSVKLTIFEATIYKTIEDSKRLPQDLATKGKISMPRRAIAKKIGKLFLDKASVNLHSDILDEPDFFWEHPKTQPIYIDVLNCLDINARINVLNHRLTILGDVLEILNDQLNHQHSSSLEWTIIWLIMLEVTVALLKDVFNVI; translated from the coding sequence ATGCGTTGTACTGCCCATTGCACAGCTTCGTCTTATAACCTCCACGTACTATTTCACTTACTCAAAACACGTTTCCCCACCGTTCTCTCCAGGGAATACGTTTTGGTTTCTTCAGAAACTCCTGAAGAATGTGATAAAATAGCGGTATTTTTTCCTTTCGGAGTTGCCGTATTTTGGGGATGGCAAGAGTCCGAAGAAATTAAAATTCTTCAATCTATTGTTACGGCTTCTCCGGAGATTCTCCCCCTTCCGGAAATTGACTGCTACACTTTTCATTACGGAGAAAAACTCCAAATACGCAGAGATAGACTTATTCTCGCCGACTCCCAGCTAAATACAAAACTGGCAATATCCTTTGGGCTCGCTCAATCAGTAAAACTTACCATATTCGAAGCAACTATTTACAAAACTATCGAAGACTCCAAACGCCTACCCCAAGATTTGGCAACAAAAGGAAAAATTTCCATGCCAAGAAGGGCCATAGCAAAAAAAATCGGTAAATTATTTTTAGATAAAGCGTCTGTAAATCTCCATTCTGATATTCTTGATGAGCCAGATTTTTTCTGGGAGCACCCCAAAACACAGCCCATTTATATCGATGTTCTAAATTGTTTAGATATTAACGCCAGAATTAATGTTCTTAATCACAGGCTAACCATCCTTGGAGATGTTCTGGAAATCTTAAATGACCAACTCAACCACCAACACTCCTCATCACTAGAATGGACTATCATCTGGCTAATTATGCTAGAAGTTACTGTTGCACTGCTTAAAGACGTTTTCAATGTCATTTAA
- the recO gene encoding DNA repair protein RecO — protein MYTFTPGIALQNLPSGKNHCITTIFSPLGLMTFFAKQGQALHYEFREALIPLSLGIYHLEYSPPKMRKLACAELKNAFSEIKNSYSLLQAAGKMAQSILDSQWQEKPSQPLFSLFLNFLHRLPESKNPEMFSATFLLKLLQYEGILDLSPTCSLCRKTIDSPTFYRHKGLKFCLEHKPEFAVIIENEEEQVLYALVHAKQFQELLHLSDFPTDFSTKIIQLFASTIHKDKNRNKRAIAK, from the coding sequence ATGTATACCTTCACGCCTGGAATTGCATTACAAAATCTCCCCTCAGGGAAAAATCATTGCATAACGACAATATTTTCCCCTTTAGGCTTGATGACCTTCTTTGCGAAGCAAGGGCAAGCCCTACACTATGAGTTTAGAGAAGCTCTCATTCCTCTATCCTTGGGAATTTATCATTTAGAATACTCCCCTCCAAAAATGCGTAAGCTCGCTTGCGCAGAATTAAAAAATGCTTTTTCAGAAATCAAAAACTCCTATTCTCTACTTCAAGCTGCAGGGAAAATGGCACAAAGTATTTTGGATTCCCAGTGGCAAGAAAAGCCCTCACAACCACTTTTCTCCCTATTTTTAAACTTTCTTCATCGCCTGCCAGAAAGTAAAAATCCTGAAATGTTCTCAGCAACTTTCCTTCTTAAACTTTTACAATATGAAGGGATTCTCGACCTTTCACCAACATGTTCATTGTGCAGAAAAACTATAGATTCTCCGACGTTCTACCGCCATAAAGGACTAAAATTTTGCCTAGAACATAAACCAGAATTTGCAGTGATTATAGAAAATGAAGAAGAACAAGTTCTTTATGCTCTGGTACACGCAAAGCAATTCCAAGAACTTCTGCATCTCTCGGACTTTCCTACGGACTTCTCCACAAAAATTATCCAGCTATTCGCAAGTACAATTCATAAAGATAAAAATAGAAACAAAAGAGCTATCGCAAAGTAA
- a CDS encoding type I restriction enzyme HsdR N-terminal domain-containing protein, with the protein MSSSNLLSHQDSTSYNEALPIPGSLKIFDPIRHKTLTSTPEEEVRQELITFLIEELLYPPNLIIVEKGLKTLFPLLNRKDIHLPRRRPDLLVVTPITYTSPQGETHTFGDPKPLLLIECKARVINQQTINQLLSYNYIIGAPCLSVVCHKKQQTGFVNPQTKTLDFYPGLPSYTQLLSYYLTLNSKKSNS; encoded by the coding sequence ATGTCATCATCGAACCTATTATCGCACCAGGATTCCACATCTTATAATGAAGCACTTCCAATACCAGGTTCATTAAAAATCTTCGATCCGATACGGCATAAGACCCTCACCTCCACTCCCGAGGAGGAAGTACGCCAGGAGCTTATCACCTTTCTGATCGAAGAATTACTTTATCCCCCAAATCTTATTATCGTAGAAAAAGGGTTAAAAACCTTATTTCCTCTTCTTAATCGCAAGGATATCCACCTGCCCAGACGTCGCCCGGATCTTCTGGTAGTTACTCCTATAACGTATACAAGTCCTCAAGGAGAAACTCATACTTTTGGCGATCCCAAGCCCCTACTTCTAATAGAATGCAAAGCTCGCGTTATCAATCAGCAAACTATCAACCAGCTGCTAAGCTATAACTACATTATTGGAGCTCCCTGTCTTTCTGTAGTCTGCCATAAAAAACAACAAACAGGATTTGTAAATCCACAAACGAAAACTTTAGATTTTTATCCAGGGTTGCCCAGCTACACTCAATTACTTTCTTATTACTTAACGTTAAATTCTAAAAAATCTAACAGCTAG
- a CDS encoding HPF/RaiA family ribosome-associated protein, whose product MPNPQRRSAKQKSTSKHEDTNLEITGKSFHVSEPLRHLIIEKSNQLPAVDSIHVVLTSHKDKQGTEVHILISMGKDTFQVQTHHSNAYSAVISAFKKIRTLANKHQKIRHDKKKHDVGLSKKEEQILEIEEAIHLYDDMLPIETMDAWDSLKTYGYIPGSAKKTLSKKKIALPVLSEEEAVQKFESSRDKVLVFLNEKEHKIQLIHKQNDDNYVIIEPIIAPGFHIL is encoded by the coding sequence ATGCCTAACCCCCAACGTCGATCAGCAAAACAAAAAAGCACTTCGAAACATGAAGACACCAATCTAGAAATCACCGGAAAATCCTTTCACGTTTCCGAGCCACTGCGCCATCTAATTATTGAAAAAAGCAATCAATTACCCGCGGTCGATTCCATTCATGTAGTGTTGACATCTCATAAGGATAAGCAGGGGACCGAAGTGCATATTCTTATTTCCATGGGAAAAGATACTTTCCAAGTACAAACTCACCATAGCAACGCCTACAGTGCAGTAATTTCCGCATTTAAAAAAATTCGCACTTTAGCAAATAAACACCAAAAAATACGTCATGATAAAAAGAAGCACGACGTAGGGTTATCCAAAAAAGAAGAGCAGATTCTTGAGATTGAAGAAGCTATTCATCTTTATGATGACATGCTACCTATAGAAACTATGGATGCTTGGGACTCTTTAAAAACCTATGGTTATATTCCCGGCTCTGCAAAAAAAACCCTATCAAAGAAAAAAATCGCCCTCCCAGTACTCTCTGAAGAAGAAGCCGTACAAAAGTTCGAATCTTCCCGAGATAAAGTGCTGGTTTTCCTAAATGAAAAAGAGCATAAGATTCAGCTAATCCATAAACAAAACGACGACAATTATGTCATCATCGAACCTATTATCGCACCAGGATTCCACATCTTATAA
- a CDS encoding sigma-54 dependent transcriptional regulator — translation MTIERVLIVDDEPLLRDFLSDLLLSRGFSPCSADNVKQGRHKIKTEKFDLIISDMNMPDGTGIDIIKAAKEHTPLTPVLVITAYGTIENAVQAMHQGAFNYLTKPFSSEALFAFIAKAEELQNLVNENLLLKSQIPSESHPLIAESPSMRNLLSKARKAADSSANIFIHGESGCGKELLSFFIHNNSSRSSQPYIKVNCAAIPETLLESEFFGHEKGAFTGATAKKAGRFELAHTGTLLLDEITEVPINLQAKLLRAIQEKEFEHLGGTKTLSVDVRILATSNRNLMEAVEEKVFRKDLYYRLNVIPLYVPPLRERKEDILPLAQYFLEKFCRLNNKPLKTLSENAEQALLDYTWPGNIRELSNVIERVVILENPSLLTDTMLALC, via the coding sequence ATGACCATAGAGAGAGTACTCATAGTAGATGACGAACCCTTACTGAGGGACTTCCTCTCAGATCTCCTCCTATCTCGAGGATTCTCTCCTTGTAGCGCCGATAATGTCAAACAGGGCCGCCATAAGATTAAAACTGAGAAATTCGACCTAATCATCTCTGACATGAATATGCCCGATGGCACGGGAATCGATATTATTAAAGCCGCAAAAGAACATACTCCGCTTACTCCTGTTCTTGTAATCACAGCCTACGGCACTATAGAAAATGCCGTTCAGGCTATGCACCAAGGTGCTTTCAATTACCTTACCAAGCCCTTCTCCTCGGAGGCTCTATTTGCATTCATAGCTAAAGCCGAGGAGCTTCAAAATCTTGTAAATGAGAACCTTCTCCTAAAATCACAAATTCCCTCGGAATCCCACCCTCTGATCGCCGAAAGTCCTTCAATGAGGAATTTGTTGTCTAAAGCAAGAAAAGCTGCTGACAGCTCCGCAAACATCTTTATTCATGGGGAATCGGGATGTGGGAAAGAACTCCTTTCGTTCTTTATTCATAATAATTCTTCGAGGTCCTCTCAGCCCTACATAAAAGTGAACTGTGCCGCCATTCCTGAAACTCTCTTAGAATCAGAGTTTTTCGGACATGAAAAGGGGGCTTTTACAGGGGCAACAGCAAAAAAAGCAGGGCGTTTTGAGCTTGCCCATACAGGGACTCTCCTTCTTGATGAAATCACAGAAGTTCCTATAAACCTACAAGCTAAGCTGCTAAGAGCAATTCAAGAAAAAGAATTTGAACATCTTGGGGGGACAAAAACCCTCTCCGTAGACGTAAGGATTCTCGCAACATCAAACAGAAACCTTATGGAAGCCGTTGAAGAGAAGGTATTTCGAAAAGATCTCTATTATCGTCTTAATGTTATTCCTCTATATGTTCCACCTCTAAGAGAGAGAAAAGAGGATATTCTCCCACTAGCACAATACTTCTTAGAAAAGTTTTGCCGGTTGAATAATAAACCCCTAAAAACATTGTCAGAAAATGCTGAGCAGGCTCTTCTTGACTATACTTGGCCCGGGAATATCCGAGAGCTTTCTAATGTAATAGAACGCGTAGTTATCCTGGAAAACCCCTCCCTCCTCACCGATACTATGCTAGCTCTCTGCTAA
- a CDS encoding histidine kinase dimerization/phospho-acceptor domain-containing protein yields the protein MNNSDMCNSCSSTHELIEIKNRITQSYKEADAILTSIPDGIILLSEEGDILICNSQAREILGIPEELEMLRKPFTDFFPETFFGFSISEALRSLPLPKTLRVTLSKNDQDCETEIFIRRNSSNGYLFILIRDRSEYKQLENAIERYKNIAELGKMTATLAHEIRNPLSGIAGFASLLKEELSSPRHQRMLSSIIDGTRSLNTLVSSMLEYTKTQPLNLKIIDLQGFFSSLIPLLSITFPCCKFDREVEASIVRSIDPDRINSVIWNLVKNAAEATESPMTLTLHASGDISVKNPGKLSQEVLEKLFTPFFTTKALGNGLGLAEALKIMRLHGGDIHVENTDEIVTFTLKIPNL from the coding sequence ATGAACAACAGCGATATGTGTAATTCATGTTCTTCAACTCATGAGCTGATAGAAATCAAAAACCGCATCACCCAATCTTACAAAGAGGCTGATGCTATTCTTACTTCTATTCCTGATGGCATTATCTTACTTTCCGAAGAGGGGGATATCCTCATTTGTAATTCGCAAGCTCGGGAAATCCTCGGTATTCCCGAAGAATTAGAAATGCTTCGCAAACCTTTTACAGATTTTTTTCCTGAAACCTTTTTCGGATTTTCGATAAGTGAAGCTTTACGCTCCCTGCCTCTACCAAAAACATTGCGTGTAACCCTATCGAAAAATGACCAAGATTGCGAAACGGAAATCTTCATAAGGAGAAACTCTTCGAATGGGTATTTATTCATTCTCATTAGAGATCGCTCGGAATACAAGCAGCTAGAAAACGCTATTGAAAGATATAAAAATATCGCTGAGCTAGGGAAAATGACAGCTACCCTAGCTCATGAAATCCGCAATCCCCTTAGTGGGATTGCAGGATTTGCCTCCCTGCTAAAAGAAGAACTCTCTTCTCCTCGTCATCAACGTATGCTCTCATCTATCATTGATGGAACTCGTTCGCTCAATACTTTAGTTTCATCAATGCTAGAATATACAAAAACACAACCACTGAACCTGAAAATTATCGACCTTCAAGGGTTCTTCTCATCGTTAATTCCACTACTGTCCATTACATTTCCCTGCTGCAAATTTGACAGGGAGGTTGAAGCTTCTATAGTACGCTCTATAGACCCCGATAGAATAAATAGTGTGATATGGAACTTGGTAAAAAATGCTGCAGAAGCAACAGAATCCCCAATGACATTAACATTACATGCATCGGGGGATATCTCTGTAAAAAATCCCGGGAAATTATCTCAGGAGGTTTTAGAGAAGCTTTTTACTCCCTTTTTTACAACAAAAGCTCTGGGAAATGGCTTAGGGCTCGCGGAAGCTTTAAAAATCATGCGCTTACATGGCGGTGACATTCACGTAGAAAATACCGACGAGATTGTCACCTTTACTTTGAAAATCCCTAATCTTTAA
- a CDS encoding HAD family phosphatase encodes MNLNDYQVFFFDLDGLILDTEPVYYRAFLQACREHSYDNVDLDFDTYYYLAMLGRDAFKEKIIELFPNTEPFFPECYYERERIYQELMRTEVPALLPGVEDFIKFVAAENKVMGVVTNSARVVTDRYCRIIPVLGLMQFWVTREDYDLPKPAPDSYRCAYEKFARNGEKVVGFEDSVKGLRALAEIPSTLVVVNSLLTISQEDHESFAGKEFHYFSSFNELMAHSGVQNQL; translated from the coding sequence ATGAACCTCAATGACTATCAGGTGTTCTTTTTTGATCTTGATGGTTTGATTTTAGATACAGAGCCTGTGTATTACCGTGCTTTCTTGCAAGCATGTCGAGAACACTCTTACGATAATGTCGATCTTGATTTTGATACCTATTATTACTTGGCAATGTTGGGAAGAGATGCATTTAAAGAAAAAATCATCGAGCTTTTCCCAAATACGGAGCCATTTTTCCCAGAGTGTTACTATGAAAGAGAAAGAATATACCAAGAATTAATGCGCACCGAGGTTCCTGCTTTACTCCCCGGAGTTGAAGACTTTATCAAATTTGTAGCTGCTGAAAATAAAGTTATGGGAGTGGTAACCAACTCAGCAAGGGTCGTTACCGACCGTTATTGCAGAATTATTCCTGTTCTAGGGTTAATGCAGTTTTGGGTAACTCGTGAAGATTATGATCTTCCAAAGCCAGCTCCTGATAGCTATCGATGTGCTTATGAGAAATTTGCTCGTAATGGAGAAAAAGTCGTCGGGTTTGAAGATAGCGTGAAAGGCTTGAGAGCCCTCGCAGAAATTCCCTCAACCCTAGTTGTGGTAAACTCCTTGTTAACAATATCTCAAGAAGATCATGAATCCTTTGCGGGTAAAGAGTTTCATTACTTTTCTTCTTTTAACGAATTGATGGCGCATTCTGGAGTGCAAAACCAGTTATAA
- the truA gene encoding tRNA pseudouridine(38-40) synthase TruA, producing MTRVVLLLAYQGTAYAGWQRQPKDLSIQEVLENSLTKVIGKRVPVVSSGRTDSGVHAFGQVVHFSQPDHPAFLQPQGIKKMLNANLPKDIVIRDVVITDEGFHARFQAVAKEYRYSLTRVSKPLPWQRYFSYHPRHNINTNLMQEGARYLLGTHDFASFANHGRDYTSTVRTLFKLDIIEKDETVTIICKGNGFLYKMVRNIVGSLLDVSKGKYPPAYIKEILEKKNRRQGPPAAPSYALSLHHVCYKEPYNWFCTPECAINSLKEEK from the coding sequence ATGACAAGAGTCGTTTTACTCCTTGCTTACCAAGGGACTGCTTATGCCGGATGGCAAAGGCAACCTAAAGACCTATCTATTCAAGAAGTATTAGAAAACTCCCTGACAAAAGTTATTGGGAAACGCGTTCCTGTGGTTTCTTCAGGACGTACCGACTCGGGGGTGCATGCCTTTGGCCAGGTGGTACATTTCTCGCAACCTGACCATCCGGCATTTTTACAACCCCAGGGAATAAAAAAAATGCTTAATGCGAATCTCCCTAAGGATATTGTTATTCGCGATGTCGTCATTACCGATGAGGGTTTCCACGCAAGATTTCAAGCTGTTGCTAAGGAGTATCGCTATTCACTAACGAGAGTTTCGAAACCTCTACCTTGGCAGCGGTATTTTTCCTATCATCCACGTCACAACATAAACACAAATCTCATGCAAGAAGGAGCCCGTTACCTACTAGGAACCCATGATTTCGCTTCTTTTGCGAATCATGGACGCGATTATACCTCTACGGTAAGAACACTATTTAAATTAGATATTATAGAGAAGGATGAAACAGTAACCATCATCTGTAAGGGGAATGGTTTCTTGTACAAGATGGTCAGAAATATCGTTGGATCTCTTTTAGATGTTAGCAAAGGAAAATATCCTCCTGCATACATTAAAGAGATCCTAGAAAAGAAAAACCGTAGGCAAGGGCCTCCAGCAGCTCCTAGTTATGCCTTGTCTTTACATCACGTATGTTACAAAGAACCTTATAACTGGTTTTGCACTCCAGAATGCGCCATCAATTCGTTAAAAGAAGAAAAGTAA
- the ispD gene encoding 2-C-methyl-D-erythritol 4-phosphate cytidylyltransferase, with the protein MNTNCSLILLSGGTGSRFGANQPKQYLPFQGEPLILHALKNSLKIPEITEIVVVCHETYEYIFDGYPVKFAHSGERRQDSVFSGLQKVTNPWVLVHDGARPFIYPDEVAELVAAAQQTGAATLVSTVPYTIKQRDPVKTIDRDSLSIVHTPQCLKTSILFEGLTLANKRNLTLSDDTQAAELLDISVSLVFNKHPQIKITYPEDLTIAHALL; encoded by the coding sequence ATGAACACTAACTGTTCTTTAATTTTACTTAGTGGAGGTACAGGATCTCGATTTGGAGCAAACCAACCTAAACAATATCTTCCTTTTCAGGGAGAACCTCTTATTTTACACGCACTAAAAAACTCTTTGAAGATTCCAGAAATTACAGAAATTGTTGTTGTTTGTCATGAAACCTACGAATACATCTTCGATGGTTACCCTGTAAAATTTGCTCACTCAGGAGAGCGTCGTCAAGACTCAGTATTTTCAGGCCTACAAAAAGTAACCAACCCCTGGGTATTGGTTCATGATGGAGCCCGACCTTTTATCTATCCTGATGAGGTTGCGGAACTTGTAGCTGCAGCACAACAAACAGGAGCGGCGACTTTAGTATCTACAGTGCCTTATACCATCAAGCAACGCGATCCTGTAAAAACCATAGATCGTGACTCCTTATCTATAGTTCACACTCCCCAGTGTTTAAAAACCTCTATTCTTTTTGAAGGGCTTACTCTTGCAAATAAGCGAAATCTTACTCTCAGCGACGATACACAAGCTGCCGAACTTTTAGATATTTCTGTATCTTTAGTGTTTAACAAACACCCTCAAATAAAAATCACCTATCCTGAAGATCTAACAATAGCTCATGCTTTGCTATGA
- the lpxG gene encoding UDP-2,3-diacylglucosamine diphosphatase LpxG codes for MVLAPLSLAAAVPFAVLSWANFIEPNWLRTSSIVWKLPKKHAHLHGMRIVQISDLHCSKSVPKKFLKKVAVKIAKLSPDILLFSGDFICRAQVGDHERLESFLNSLHAPLGVYAILGNHDYQSYISRNIQGKIDVISMKSSQPFKRAFVSLAQGLFGSNKYNYAEGLQKQEPNEELLRLLKNTPVRLLHNESHLITDVVNIVGLGDLFAKQFDPKKAFTNYNPSLPGIILSHNPDTVYSLEEYPGDLIFSGHTHGSQVSIPWPKFANRIMNRTSGLENPHLIRGHFLLSDGRKQLFVNRGLGGFKRLRFCSPPEICCVRCVYEH; via the coding sequence GTGGTTCTAGCTCCTTTATCTTTAGCCGCTGCGGTTCCTTTTGCAGTATTGTCATGGGCAAATTTTATAGAGCCAAACTGGCTGCGAACATCTTCTATCGTTTGGAAACTACCAAAAAAGCATGCTCATCTTCATGGTATGCGCATTGTTCAAATTTCTGACCTACATTGCAGCAAATCCGTTCCTAAAAAGTTCCTTAAAAAAGTTGCTGTAAAAATAGCAAAACTCTCTCCTGATATTCTACTATTTTCTGGAGATTTCATTTGCCGAGCTCAAGTAGGTGATCACGAACGTTTAGAATCATTTTTAAATTCTCTTCATGCTCCCCTAGGGGTCTATGCAATCTTAGGAAATCATGATTATCAATCCTATATTTCCCGAAACATACAAGGGAAAATCGATGTGATTTCTATGAAAAGCAGTCAGCCTTTCAAAAGGGCTTTTGTTTCTTTAGCGCAGGGATTGTTTGGTTCTAATAAATATAACTATGCCGAAGGTCTGCAAAAGCAAGAGCCTAACGAAGAACTTCTACGGTTATTAAAAAATACCCCTGTGCGTTTGCTCCACAATGAAAGCCATCTTATTACAGATGTCGTAAATATCGTCGGTCTTGGCGATCTCTTTGCAAAACAATTTGATCCTAAAAAAGCTTTTACTAACTATAATCCTTCGTTACCTGGTATTATTCTCTCTCATAATCCTGATACTGTGTATTCTTTAGAGGAATATCCTGGTGATCTCATATTTTCTGGTCATACTCACGGATCGCAAGTGTCGATTCCCTGGCCGAAATTTGCCAATAGAATAATGAACAGAACTTCAGGATTAGAAAATCCCCATTTAATACGGGGACACTTTCTACTTTCTGATGGGAGAAAACAACTATTTGTGAATCGAGGTTTAGGAGGATTCAAACGGTTACGTTTTTGTTCTCCTCCAGAAATTTGTTGTGTAAGGTGCGTATATGAACACTAA
- a CDS encoding SWIB/MDM2 domain-containing protein — translation MSQKNKNSAFMNPVNISSDLAAIVGKGPMPRTEIVKKVWEYIKKHKLQDPKNKRNILPDANLAKVFGSTSAIDMFQMTKALSKHIIK, via the coding sequence ATGAGTCAAAAAAATAAAAACTCTGCTTTTATGAACCCTGTCAATATTTCCTCCGATCTAGCAGCTATCGTTGGCAAGGGACCTATGCCCCGCACTGAAATTGTAAAAAAAGTCTGGGAGTACATAAAAAAACACAAACTACAAGATCCTAAAAATAAAAGAAATATTCTCCCGGACGCTAACCTAGCTAAAGTCTTCGGCTCTACAAGTGCCATCGATATGTTCCAAATGACCAAAGCTCTCTCCAAGCATATCATCAAATAA